The Cronobacter sakazakii genome has a window encoding:
- the frsA gene encoding esterase FrsA, with protein MSQANLSETLFKPRFKYPETSTLVRRIQHAPPPVIQSTLDGKTVPQWYRMINRLMWVWRGVDPREILEVQSRIVLSDAERTDPAHYDTVIGYRGGNWIYEWSKQAMAWQQRAGQETDEAAIGKAWLMASTLYSIAAYPHLKGDTLAEQAQVLANRAYEEAATRLSGELRELSFPIPGGATITGFLHLPKGGKGPFPTVLICGGLDALQSDYFTLFERYFAPLGIAMLTIDMPSVGASSKWTLSQDSSLLHQHVLQALPNLPWVDHTRVAAFGFRFGANVAVRLAYLEAPRLKAVACLGPMVHQLFSDPARQDQVPEMYMDVLASRLGMYDASDNALRVELNRYSLKTQGLLGRRCPTPMLAGYWKNDIFSPEEESRLIASSSVDGKLLEIPTSPVYSNFDKALHQISGWVNHKLR; from the coding sequence ATGTCGCAGGCCAATCTGAGCGAAACCCTGTTTAAGCCGCGGTTTAAATACCCGGAAACCTCGACGCTGGTGCGTCGTATTCAGCACGCGCCGCCTCCGGTGATCCAGTCCACGCTGGACGGTAAAACGGTGCCGCAGTGGTATCGCATGATTAACCGGCTGATGTGGGTCTGGCGCGGTGTCGATCCACGAGAAATCCTTGAAGTGCAGTCGCGCATCGTGCTGAGCGACGCCGAACGCACCGATCCCGCGCATTACGACACCGTCATCGGCTATCGCGGCGGCAACTGGATTTATGAGTGGTCGAAGCAGGCGATGGCGTGGCAGCAGCGCGCCGGGCAGGAGACCGACGAAGCGGCCATCGGCAAGGCCTGGCTGATGGCTTCCACGCTCTACAGTATTGCCGCCTATCCGCACCTGAAAGGCGATACGCTCGCCGAACAGGCGCAGGTGCTGGCGAACCGCGCATATGAAGAGGCCGCCACGCGGCTTTCCGGTGAACTGCGCGAACTCTCGTTCCCGATCCCCGGTGGCGCGACCATCACCGGCTTTCTGCACCTTCCCAAAGGCGGGAAGGGGCCATTCCCGACCGTTTTGATTTGTGGCGGCCTGGACGCGCTGCAAAGTGACTACTTTACGCTTTTCGAGCGCTACTTCGCGCCGCTTGGCATCGCGATGCTCACCATTGATATGCCCTCGGTCGGCGCGTCGTCCAAATGGACGCTGTCGCAGGATTCCAGCCTGCTGCATCAGCATGTGCTTCAGGCTCTGCCAAACCTGCCGTGGGTCGATCACACCCGCGTGGCGGCGTTTGGGTTTCGCTTCGGGGCGAACGTGGCGGTGCGCCTCGCGTATCTTGAAGCGCCGCGACTTAAAGCCGTGGCCTGTCTCGGCCCGATGGTGCATCAGCTTTTCAGCGATCCGGCGCGCCAGGATCAGGTGCCGGAGATGTATATGGATGTGCTGGCGAGCCGTCTTGGCATGTATGACGCCTCGGACAACGCGCTGCGTGTCGAGCTCAACCGCTATTCGCTGAAAACCCAGGGGCTGCTCGGCCGCCGCTGCCCGACACCGATGCTCGCAGGCTACTGGAAAAACGACATTTTCAGCCCGGAGGAGGAGTCGCGTTTAATCGCCTCGTCATCTGTGGACGGTAAGCTGCTGGAGATCCCCACTTCGCCGGTGTACAGCAACTTTGATAAGGCGCTGCATCAGATTTCCGGGTGGGTAAACCATAAATTGCGTTAA
- the gpt gene encoding xanthine phosphoribosyltransferase: MSEKYVVTWDMLQIHARKLASRLLPAEQWKGIIAVSRGGLVPGALLARELGIRHVDTVCISSYDHDNQRELKVIKRAEGDGEGFIVVDDLVDTGGTAVAIREMYPKARFVTIFAKPAGQPLVDDYVIDIPQDTWIEQPWDMGVVFVPPLSGR, encoded by the coding sequence ATGAGCGAAAAATACGTTGTCACCTGGGATATGTTACAGATCCACGCGCGCAAGCTGGCGAGCCGTCTGCTGCCTGCTGAGCAGTGGAAAGGCATTATCGCCGTCAGCCGCGGCGGTCTGGTGCCGGGCGCGCTGCTGGCGCGCGAACTGGGTATCCGTCACGTCGATACCGTCTGTATCTCCAGCTACGACCATGACAACCAGCGCGAACTGAAAGTTATCAAGCGCGCAGAAGGCGATGGTGAAGGCTTTATCGTGGTGGACGATCTGGTGGATACCGGCGGCACCGCAGTGGCTATCCGTGAGATGTACCCGAAAGCCCGCTTCGTGACCATTTTCGCTAAACCGGCAGGCCAGCCGCTGGTGGATGACTACGTTATCGATATCCCGCAGGACACCTGGATCGAGCAGCCGTGGGATATGGGCGTCGTTTTCGTGCCGCCGCTGTCCGGCCGTTAA
- the pepD gene encoding cytosol nonspecific dipeptidase: MSELSQLSPQPLWDIFAKICSIPHPSYHEEQLAEHIMGWAKEKGLFAERDQVGNILIRKPATAGMENRKPVVLQAHLDMVPQKNNDTVHDFTKDPIQPYIDGEWVKARGTTLGADNGIGMASALAVLADDSVVHGPLEVLLTMTEEAGMDGAFGLQAGWLQADILINTDSEEEGEIYMGCAGGIDFISTLPLSREAIPAGFETFKLTLKGLKGGHSGGDIHLGLGNANKLLARFLCGHAQALDLRLVDFNGGTLRNAIPREAFATVAVPAANAGELKTLANTYLDILKNELSVKEKNITVVLEAASTDKAALTAQSRDAFIALLNATPNGVIRNSDVAKGVVETSLNVGVVTMTDEQAEIICLIRSLIDSGKDYVVSMLESLGALAGAKTVAKGSYPGWQPDASSPVMALVRETYQRLFNKTPNIQVIHAGLECGLFKKPYPQMDMVSIGPTITGPHSPDEQVHIESVGHYWTLLTELLKAIPAK, translated from the coding sequence GTGTCTGAACTGTCTCAACTCTCCCCTCAACCGCTGTGGGATATTTTCGCGAAAATCTGCTCCATTCCGCATCCGTCCTACCATGAAGAACAACTCGCCGAACACATCATGGGCTGGGCGAAGGAAAAAGGCCTGTTTGCCGAGCGCGACCAGGTGGGCAACATTTTAATTCGCAAACCGGCGACCGCCGGCATGGAAAACCGTAAACCGGTCGTGCTGCAGGCGCACCTCGATATGGTGCCGCAGAAGAATAACGACACCGTTCATGATTTCACAAAAGATCCTATCCAGCCGTATATCGATGGCGAATGGGTGAAAGCGCGCGGCACCACGCTTGGCGCGGATAACGGCATCGGTATGGCGTCCGCGCTCGCGGTACTGGCGGACGACAGCGTCGTACACGGCCCGCTGGAAGTGCTGCTGACCATGACCGAAGAAGCCGGCATGGACGGCGCGTTTGGTTTGCAGGCAGGCTGGCTGCAGGCCGATATCCTCATTAATACCGATTCCGAAGAAGAAGGCGAAATCTATATGGGTTGCGCCGGCGGCATCGATTTTATCTCCACGCTGCCGCTCTCCCGCGAAGCTATCCCGGCCGGTTTTGAGACGTTCAAACTGACGCTCAAAGGGCTGAAAGGCGGTCACTCCGGCGGCGATATTCATCTGGGCCTCGGCAACGCCAACAAACTGCTGGCGCGTTTCCTGTGCGGTCATGCGCAGGCGCTGGATCTGCGTCTGGTGGATTTCAACGGCGGTACGCTGCGTAACGCCATCCCGCGCGAAGCGTTCGCGACCGTCGCGGTGCCTGCCGCTAACGCAGGCGAGCTGAAAACGCTGGCGAACACCTATCTCGATATCCTGAAAAATGAGCTCTCCGTTAAAGAGAAGAACATCACCGTTGTGCTGGAAGCGGCCTCGACCGATAAAGCCGCGCTGACCGCGCAGAGCCGCGATGCGTTTATCGCGCTGCTGAACGCAACGCCGAACGGGGTGATTCGCAACTCTGACGTGGCGAAAGGCGTGGTGGAAACCTCCCTGAACGTGGGCGTGGTGACCATGACCGACGAGCAGGCGGAAATCATCTGCCTGATCCGCTCGCTTATCGACAGCGGTAAAGATTACGTGGTGAGCATGCTGGAATCGCTCGGCGCGCTGGCAGGCGCGAAGACCGTGGCCAAGGGCAGCTACCCTGGCTGGCAGCCGGACGCCAGCTCGCCGGTGATGGCGCTGGTGCGTGAAACCTATCAGCGTCTGTTTAACAAGACGCCGAATATCCAGGTGATCCACGCGGGTCTTGAGTGCGGGCTGTTCAAGAAACCGTACCCGCAGATGGATATGGTCTCCATCGGGCCGACCATTACCGGGCCGCATTCGCCGGATGAGCAGGTACATATTGAAAGCGTGGGCCACTACTGGACGCTGCTGACCGAGCTGCTGAAAGCGATCCCGGCGAAGTAA
- the dinB gene encoding DNA polymerase IV, whose amino-acid sequence MRKIIHVDMDCFFAAVEMRDNPALRDIPLAIGGSRERRGVISTANYPARKYGVRSAMPTAMALKLCPHLTLLPGRFDAYKEASAHIREIFSRYTSLIEPLSLDEAYLDVTHSPHCYGSATLMAKEIRQTIFDELQLTASAGIAPIKFLAKIASDLNKPNGQYVITPEEVPAFLRTLPLGKIPGVGKVTAAKLESLGLRTCEDVQKSDLAALLKRFGKFGRVLWERSQGIDDREISSDRQRKSVGVERTLAEDIHEWAECEAIVERLYPELERRLAAVQPDLRIARQGVKLKFNDFQLTTQEHVWPKLNKEDLLATARKTWEERRSGRGVRLVGLHVTLLDPQIERQLVLGL is encoded by the coding sequence ATGCGCAAAATCATTCATGTCGATATGGACTGCTTTTTCGCGGCGGTAGAGATGCGCGATAATCCAGCCCTGCGCGATATTCCGCTCGCCATTGGTGGCAGCCGCGAACGGCGCGGCGTTATCAGCACCGCCAATTATCCGGCGCGTAAATATGGCGTGCGCAGCGCTATGCCCACCGCGATGGCGCTCAAGCTCTGCCCGCATCTCACGCTGTTGCCGGGGCGTTTTGACGCCTATAAAGAAGCGTCTGCCCATATCCGGGAAATATTCTCGCGCTATACCTCGCTGATTGAACCGCTTTCACTCGACGAAGCTTATCTGGATGTCACCCACAGCCCGCACTGTTACGGCTCGGCGACGCTGATGGCCAAAGAGATCCGCCAGACGATTTTCGACGAACTCCAGCTCACCGCGTCGGCGGGTATCGCGCCGATCAAATTCCTCGCCAAAATAGCCTCCGATCTCAACAAGCCCAACGGGCAGTATGTGATAACGCCTGAAGAGGTGCCGGCGTTTTTGCGCACGCTGCCGCTTGGCAAGATCCCGGGCGTTGGCAAGGTGACGGCGGCGAAGCTTGAGAGCCTCGGCCTGCGTACCTGCGAGGATGTGCAAAAAAGCGATCTCGCCGCGCTGCTCAAACGCTTTGGCAAGTTCGGACGCGTGTTGTGGGAGCGCAGCCAGGGGATAGACGACCGTGAAATCAGCAGCGACAGGCAGCGTAAATCGGTCGGCGTCGAGCGCACGCTGGCAGAGGATATCCACGAATGGGCGGAGTGTGAGGCGATAGTGGAGCGGCTCTACCCGGAGCTTGAGCGCCGCCTCGCCGCCGTTCAGCCGGATCTACGCATCGCCCGCCAGGGCGTGAAGCTCAAATTTAACGATTTTCAGCTCACCACGCAGGAGCATGTCTGGCCGAAGCTCAATAAAGAGGATTTGCTCGCCACGGCGCGTAAAACCTGGGAAGAGCGCCGCAGCGGGCGCGGCGTGCGGCTGGTGGGGCTGCACGTGACGTTGCTCGACCCGCAAATCGAGCGGCAGCTGGTGCTGGGGTTGTAG
- the dpaA gene encoding peptidoglycan meso-diaminopimelic acid protein amidase — protein sequence MRKIALLIAMLLVSCFSWASTVSSDSVTPIKKELKQQLMGSPVYIQIFKEERTLELYVKMGEQYQLLDSYRICNYSGGLGPKRRQGDFKSPEGFYSVQRSQLKPDSRFYKAINIGFPNAFDRANGYEGKYLMIHGACVSVGCYAMTDKNIDEIFQFVTGALVFGQPNVQVSIYPFRMTDANMERHKYSYYIGFWKQLKPGYDYFMATRQPPVVSVVNGSYVVSKPLSSSVVHPQLASNYTLPETK from the coding sequence ATGCGTAAAATCGCATTGTTAATCGCAATGCTTCTGGTGTCGTGCTTTTCATGGGCCAGTACAGTCAGTAGCGACAGCGTTACCCCGATAAAAAAAGAATTAAAACAGCAGTTAATGGGTTCCCCGGTTTATATCCAGATCTTTAAGGAAGAGCGCACGCTTGAGCTGTACGTCAAGATGGGCGAGCAGTATCAGTTACTGGATAGCTACCGCATCTGCAACTATTCCGGCGGTCTTGGGCCGAAACGCCGTCAGGGCGATTTCAAAAGCCCGGAAGGCTTCTATAGCGTGCAGCGCAGCCAGCTCAAACCCGACAGCCGTTTTTATAAAGCGATCAATATCGGTTTTCCGAACGCGTTTGACCGCGCTAACGGGTATGAAGGGAAATATCTGATGATCCACGGCGCGTGCGTGTCCGTGGGTTGCTACGCGATGACAGATAAAAATATCGATGAGATTTTCCAGTTCGTCACCGGCGCGCTGGTGTTTGGTCAGCCGAACGTGCAGGTCAGCATCTATCCGTTCCGCATGACCGACGCCAATATGGAGCGCCACAAGTATTCGTACTACATCGGCTTCTGGAAACAGCTTAAGCCCGGCTACGACTACTTTATGGCGACCCGGCAGCCGCCGGTGGTCTCTGTGGTGAACGGCAGTTACGTGGTCAGCAAACCGCTCAGCAGCAGCGTGGTGCACCCGCAGCTGGCGTCAAACTACACGCTCCCCGAGACAAAATAA
- a CDS encoding class II glutamine amidotransferase yields MCELLGMSANVPTDICFSFTGLVQRGGGTGPHKDGWGITFYEGKGCRTFKDPQPSYNSPIAKLVQDYPIKSCSVVAHIRQANRGEVALENTHPFTRELWGRNWTYAHNGQLTGYRSLDTGPFRPIGETDSEKAFCWLLHKLTTRYPRTPGNMTAVFRYIAELAGELREKGVFNMLLSDGRYVMAFCSTNLFWITRRAPFGVAKLLDQDVEIDFQEETTPNDVVTVIATQPLTGNETWHKIMPGEWALFCLGERVV; encoded by the coding sequence ATGTGCGAACTGCTCGGGATGAGCGCCAACGTGCCGACGGATATCTGCTTTAGCTTTACCGGCCTCGTGCAGCGGGGCGGGGGAACCGGGCCGCATAAAGATGGCTGGGGCATCACCTTCTATGAAGGCAAAGGCTGTCGCACGTTTAAAGATCCACAACCGAGCTACAACTCGCCCATCGCGAAACTGGTGCAGGACTACCCCATTAAATCATGTTCCGTGGTGGCGCATATCCGCCAGGCGAACCGCGGCGAAGTCGCGCTCGAAAACACCCATCCGTTTACCCGTGAGCTGTGGGGCCGCAACTGGACTTATGCCCATAATGGCCAGCTGACCGGCTACCGCTCGCTCGATACCGGTCCGTTTCGCCCGATTGGCGAAACCGATAGCGAAAAAGCGTTCTGCTGGCTGCTGCACAAACTCACCACGCGCTACCCGCGCACGCCGGGCAACATGACGGCGGTCTTTCGCTATATCGCGGAACTGGCGGGTGAACTGCGGGAGAAGGGCGTTTTCAATATGCTGTTGTCAGACGGGCGCTATGTGATGGCGTTCTGCTCCACCAATCTTTTCTGGATAACGCGCCGCGCGCCGTTTGGCGTCGCCAAACTGCTCGATCAGGATGTGGAAATTGATTTTCAGGAAGAGACCACACCCAATGATGTGGTCACGGTGATCGCCACTCAGCCGCTGACGGGCAATGAAACCTGGCACAAAATCATGCCAGGCGAGTGGGCGTTATTTTGTCTCGGGGAGCGTGTAGTTTGA
- the lpcA gene encoding D-sedoheptulose 7-phosphate isomerase gives MYQDLIRNELNEAAETLANFLKDEANIHAIQRAAVLLADSFKAGGKVLSCGNGGSHCDAMHFAEELTGRYRENRPGYPAIAISDVSHISCVGNDFGYDHIFSRYVEAVGREGDVLLGISTSGNSGNVIKAIDAARAKGMKVITLTGKDGGKMAGTADVEIRVPHFGYADRIQEIHIKVIHILIQLIEKEMVKA, from the coding sequence ATGTACCAGGATCTGATTCGTAACGAGCTGAACGAAGCGGCCGAAACGCTGGCTAACTTTCTGAAAGATGAAGCCAATATTCACGCTATCCAGCGTGCGGCGGTGTTGCTGGCAGACAGCTTTAAAGCAGGCGGCAAAGTGCTCTCCTGCGGTAACGGCGGCTCGCACTGCGACGCGATGCACTTCGCCGAAGAGCTGACCGGGCGCTACCGTGAAAACCGTCCGGGCTACCCGGCGATCGCGATCTCCGACGTCAGCCACATCTCCTGCGTCGGCAACGACTTCGGTTACGACCACATCTTCTCCCGCTATGTCGAAGCGGTGGGGCGCGAAGGCGATGTTCTGCTCGGCATTTCTACCTCCGGCAACTCCGGCAACGTGATCAAAGCGATCGACGCCGCGCGCGCCAAAGGCATGAAAGTCATCACGCTGACCGGTAAAGATGGCGGCAAAATGGCGGGAACGGCGGATGTGGAAATTCGCGTGCCGCATTTTGGCTATGCTGATCGTATTCAGGAAATTCACATCAAAGTGATCCACATCCTGATCCAGCTTATCGAAAAAGAGATGGTCAAAGCCTGA
- the fadE gene encoding acyl-CoA dehydrogenase FadE, which translates to MMILSIVATLVLIGALFYHRVSLPLSSLILLAWTAALGAADLWSLWLLVPLAIILVPLNVTPVRKSLISAPVFRGFRKVMPPMSRTEKEAIDAGTTWWEGDLFRGNPDWQKLHNYPQPKLTAEEQAFLDGPVEEACRMANDFQITHEMADLPPELWAFLKEHRFFAMIIKKEYGGLEFSAYAQSRVLQKLAGVSGILAITVGVPNSLGPGELLQHYGTDAQKNHYLPRLARGQEIPCFALTSPEAGSDAGAIPDTGVVCMGEWQGEQVLGMRLTWNKRYITLAPIATVLGLAFKLSDPDRLLGGEQELGITCALIPTNTPGVEIGRRHFPLNVPFQNGPTRGKDIFVPIDYIIGGPKMAGQGWRMLVECLSVGRGITLPSNSTGSLKSIALATGAYAHIRRQFKVSIGKMEGIEEPLARIAGNAYVMDAAASLITYGIMLGEKPAVLSAIVKYHCTHRGQQSIIDAMDIAGGKGIMLGEGNFLARAYQGAPIAITVEGANILTRTMMIFGQGAIRCHPYVLEEMAAAQNNDVNAFDKLLFRHIGHVGSNLVRSFWLGLTNGLTSRSPTRDATRRYYQHINRLSASLALLSDVSMAVLGGSLKRRERISARLGDVLSQLYLASAVLKRYDDEGRQEADLPLVHWGVQDALHQAEQAISDLLRNFPNGAVAGLLSLAIFPAGRRYDAPSDKLDHKLAKILQTPSATRSRIGRGQYLTPSEHNPVGLLEQALLEVMAADPIHQRICKEMGKNLPFTRLDELAKRALKEGRINEDEAAILIRAEESRLRSINVDDFEPDALATQPVKLPEAVRKVEAA; encoded by the coding sequence ATGATGATCTTGAGTATCGTTGCCACCCTCGTTCTTATCGGTGCGCTGTTTTACCATCGCGTCAGCCTGCCGCTCAGCAGCCTGATTTTGCTCGCCTGGACCGCCGCGCTCGGCGCCGCTGACCTCTGGTCACTGTGGCTGCTGGTGCCGCTGGCGATTATTCTGGTGCCGTTGAACGTTACGCCGGTGCGTAAATCGCTGATCTCCGCCCCGGTGTTCCGCGGCTTTCGTAAAGTGATGCCGCCGATGTCGCGCACGGAGAAAGAAGCGATCGACGCCGGGACGACCTGGTGGGAAGGCGATCTGTTCCGCGGCAACCCGGACTGGCAGAAGCTGCATAACTATCCGCAGCCGAAGCTGACCGCCGAAGAGCAGGCGTTTCTCGACGGCCCGGTGGAAGAAGCGTGCCGCATGGCGAACGACTTCCAGATAACCCACGAAATGGCGGATCTGCCGCCGGAGCTGTGGGCGTTCCTGAAAGAACATCGCTTCTTCGCGATGATCATCAAAAAAGAGTACGGCGGTCTGGAGTTCTCGGCTTACGCGCAGTCCCGCGTGCTGCAAAAACTCGCTGGCGTCTCCGGCATTCTCGCCATCACCGTTGGCGTGCCGAACTCCCTCGGCCCCGGCGAACTGCTGCAACACTACGGCACCGACGCGCAGAAAAACCATTACCTGCCGCGTCTGGCACGTGGCCAGGAAATCCCCTGCTTTGCGCTGACCAGCCCGGAAGCCGGCTCTGACGCCGGTGCCATCCCGGATACCGGCGTGGTCTGCATGGGCGAGTGGCAGGGCGAGCAGGTGCTCGGCATGCGCCTTACCTGGAACAAGCGCTACATTACGCTCGCGCCTATCGCCACCGTACTGGGCCTCGCGTTTAAACTCTCTGACCCGGATCGTCTGCTGGGCGGCGAGCAGGAACTCGGCATTACCTGTGCGCTGATCCCGACGAACACGCCGGGTGTGGAAATCGGCCGTCGCCACTTCCCGCTCAACGTACCGTTCCAGAACGGCCCGACGCGCGGCAAAGATATCTTTGTCCCTATCGATTACATCATCGGTGGGCCGAAAATGGCCGGTCAGGGCTGGCGTATGCTGGTGGAATGCCTGTCGGTGGGCCGCGGCATTACGCTGCCCTCTAACTCGACCGGTAGCCTGAAGTCGATTGCGCTCGCCACCGGTGCCTACGCCCATATTCGCCGTCAGTTCAAAGTTTCTATCGGTAAGATGGAAGGGATTGAAGAGCCGCTGGCGCGCATCGCCGGTAACGCCTACGTGATGGACGCTGCGGCGTCGCTGATTACTTACGGCATCATGCTTGGCGAAAAACCGGCGGTCCTGTCGGCGATTGTGAAATATCACTGCACTCACCGCGGTCAGCAGTCCATTATTGACGCGATGGATATCGCAGGCGGTAAAGGCATTATGCTTGGCGAGGGCAACTTCCTGGCCCGCGCTTATCAGGGCGCGCCTATCGCGATTACCGTGGAAGGCGCGAATATCCTGACCCGCACCATGATGATCTTTGGCCAGGGCGCGATCCGCTGCCATCCGTATGTACTGGAAGAGATGGCGGCGGCGCAGAATAACGACGTGAACGCCTTCGATAAGCTGCTGTTCCGCCATATCGGCCACGTGGGCAGCAACCTGGTGCGCAGCTTCTGGCTTGGCCTGACTAACGGCCTGACCAGCCGCAGCCCGACCCGCGACGCCACGCGCCGCTACTATCAGCATATCAACCGCCTGAGCGCCAGCCTGGCCCTGCTCTCCGACGTGTCAATGGCGGTACTGGGTGGCAGCCTGAAGCGTCGCGAGCGTATCTCGGCGCGCCTGGGCGATGTACTAAGCCAGCTCTATCTGGCCTCGGCAGTCCTCAAGCGCTATGACGACGAAGGCCGCCAGGAAGCAGATCTCCCGCTGGTGCACTGGGGCGTGCAGGATGCGCTGCATCAGGCCGAGCAGGCAATCAGCGATCTGCTGCGTAACTTCCCGAATGGCGCGGTGGCTGGCCTGTTGAGCCTGGCGATTTTCCCGGCGGGCCGCCGTTACGACGCGCCTTCCGATAAGCTCGACCACAAACTTGCGAAGATCCTGCAAACGCCGTCGGCGACCCGTTCACGCATCGGCCGCGGTCAGTACCTGACGCCGAGCGAGCATAACCCGGTCGGGCTGCTGGAACAGGCGTTGCTGGAGGTGATGGCCGCCGATCCTATCCACCAGCGCATTTGCAAAGAGATGGGCAAAAACCTGCCGTTCACCCGTCTTGATGAGCTGGCGAAACGCGCGCTGAAAGAAGGCCGTATCAATGAAGATGAGGCCGCCATTCTTATCCGCGCCGAAGAGAGCCGTCTGCGCAGCATTAACGTAGACGATTTCGAGCCGGACGCGCTGGCGACACAGCCGGTAAAGCTGCCGGAGGCGGTACGTAAAGTCGAAGCAGCCTGA
- a CDS encoding amidohydrolase has translation MSGLKITLMQQPLSWMDGPANLRHFDLLLEKVQGRDLIVLPEMFTTGFAMEAAQSSLPEEIVVAWMQEKARQTDAMVAGSAALQSERGPVNRFLLVEPQGAVHRYDKRHLFRMADEHQHYVAGDARLVVAWRGWRILPLVCYDLRFPVWSRNRDDYDLALYVANWPAPRALHWQALLTARAIENQAYVAGCNRVGSDGNGHHYRGDSRIINPQGDIIAASEPHQAVRVEAELSLESLREYREKFPAWQDADRFTLE, from the coding sequence GTGTCTGGTTTAAAAATTACGCTGATGCAGCAGCCGCTCAGCTGGATGGACGGGCCCGCTAACCTGCGCCACTTCGACCTGCTGCTGGAGAAGGTCCAGGGACGGGATCTGATTGTGCTGCCGGAGATGTTTACCACGGGCTTTGCGATGGAAGCCGCGCAGTCGTCGCTGCCCGAAGAGATCGTCGTCGCCTGGATGCAGGAAAAAGCCCGTCAGACTGACGCGATGGTGGCCGGCAGCGCGGCGTTGCAGAGCGAGCGCGGACCGGTGAACCGTTTTTTATTAGTGGAGCCGCAGGGCGCGGTGCATCGCTATGATAAACGGCATCTGTTTCGCATGGCCGATGAGCATCAGCATTATGTGGCAGGTGACGCACGGCTGGTGGTGGCGTGGCGCGGCTGGCGCATTCTGCCGCTGGTCTGTTATGACCTGCGCTTCCCGGTGTGGTCGCGCAACCGCGACGATTACGACCTGGCGCTGTATGTGGCGAACTGGCCTGCTCCACGCGCCCTGCACTGGCAGGCGCTGCTGACCGCACGCGCTATTGAGAACCAGGCGTATGTCGCGGGCTGTAACCGCGTCGGCAGCGACGGTAACGGTCACCACTACCGCGGCGACAGCCGCATTATCAACCCGCAGGGCGACATCATCGCCGCCAGCGAGCCACACCAGGCAGTGCGTGTGGAAGCCGAATTGTCGCTGGAGTCGCTCAGAGAGTACCGCGAGAAATTCCCCGCCTGGCAGGATGCCGACCGTTTTACGCTTGAGTAA
- a CDS encoding fimbrial protein: MNMKNSNSNFRVCNNTLMRSFLLLLLTPLLWLSQPAFAFHCDGPYGTIPIHGGSSTVTIDVDPNFEDGKNMLIDLSQITCANDAEGVVDALYISPKTPPSTIGLLEPMAGIEISGINYSLASSVGKTVIPSFHSGSRKINSRFFIYLDKQIIRPLKINKGDLLLKIEFRQTSSRDGTWYYTWNFISNNDTYINTTTCKINNGNVIDVDYQTVIVTDVQSSPTQALTRNVPLNFNCDDKTYSSPIKITLSAAAAGEYDENGAFLTSTPGLGITMLHNGSVVPVDGYFSSVITNGQGSDNVSFALVKQNAATRLATGAFQASASLIMESE; the protein is encoded by the coding sequence ATGAATATGAAAAACAGTAACAGTAACTTCCGGGTTTGCAATAATACGCTGATGCGTAGCTTTTTATTGCTCCTCTTAACCCCTTTATTATGGCTTTCCCAGCCTGCATTCGCTTTTCACTGTGATGGTCCCTACGGTACAATTCCGATCCATGGAGGAAGCAGCACGGTAACCATAGACGTCGACCCGAATTTCGAAGACGGTAAAAACATGCTGATTGATCTTTCCCAGATCACCTGCGCCAACGATGCTGAAGGAGTCGTCGATGCGCTCTATATCAGCCCAAAAACCCCGCCAAGCACGATAGGCCTGCTGGAACCTATGGCAGGCATTGAAATTTCTGGAATCAATTACTCACTGGCATCGTCGGTAGGAAAAACCGTTATTCCCAGTTTCCACAGCGGCTCCAGAAAAATTAACTCTCGCTTCTTTATTTATCTCGACAAGCAAATCATCAGGCCGTTAAAAATAAACAAAGGGGATCTGTTGCTTAAAATCGAGTTCCGCCAGACAAGCTCCAGAGATGGTACCTGGTACTATACATGGAACTTTATTTCAAATAATGACACTTATATTAATACCACTACCTGTAAAATTAATAACGGCAATGTTATCGATGTGGATTATCAGACAGTTATTGTGACTGACGTTCAGTCATCCCCCACGCAGGCACTTACCAGAAACGTTCCTCTGAACTTTAATTGCGATGATAAAACGTATTCTTCTCCGATAAAAATCACACTCAGTGCTGCCGCCGCAGGTGAATATGATGAAAATGGCGCATTTCTCACGTCCACACCAGGTTTAGGTATTACCATGCTTCATAACGGGAGTGTGGTGCCGGTAGATGGCTATTTCTCAAGCGTAATCACAAATGGCCAGGGCTCAGATAATGTCTCGTTTGCACTCGTCAAACAAAACGCCGCAACGCGACTCGCGACAGGTGCTTTTCAGGCTTCGGCCTCGCTAATAATGGAAAGTGAATAA